The genomic region CGCCAACCCGGCCGTTGTTCAGCGGTCTGAGACGTACGAGCAGGTTCGCGAACTCCTCGACGATACTGGTGGCGCGAGCCACTGGTCGCAGCTCCAGGAAGCAGGGCGAGAACTGCGGGAAGAGCATCCAGAATCACCAACGACCGAGGCTGTCGAGACCGCCCTAGATGCTTCGCGACCACCCACAAAGCGAAGTGTTCGACAGCTTATCGAGCGGGCAAAGGATCCAAAGCTCCCCGGTGCAGACGACGATGCATGGGCTGAACTTCAGGGGGTTGCCGAGGAGCTACGCCAGGAACTTCCGAACGCCGATGTGACCGACGATGTCACGGAGGCCGTTGATGCCGACGAGAGACCGAGCGAAGAACAAGTGAACGATCTGCTCGCCGAGTCGAAAACGGTGTTGGACCGGATTCGGGATGTGGAAGAACGGCTAGATGGATTAAAAGAGGGCAGTATCGTTGTGATCGAAGAGTGAGCAGCCTCTACGAACGTCTATTGTTCGCTCAGAGTCGGTGAGAAGGGTTTTCCCCCGACGGAAATGATTTAGTGTCGGGTGCGAATAGTCAGCCGTTATGACGAACCCGCTCTTCTCCACGTATACCCAAGGCGAGAACCGTGTGACGTCGACATTGCTCGCGGTGCTCGAACACGTAAACAACCGTCTCGGTGAGGACATCCTCGAAGCACTCGTCGACGAATCCGATCTCTCACTTGTCGCTTTCGACAATCAAGTGACCGGCGTGGAGTCGATACCGGATGCAGCCATTCGTGGATCGACAGCCCTCTGGTTCGAAACAAAGACGAGCCGAAACGCGGTCAGGAGAAATCAGCTCGAAGACCACCTCAAGGCTCTCGATCAGGACCCGTCAGACCTCCAGCGGTTGATCGTTCTCACACCCGACGAGCGGCCCCCCGATGAAGTGCAGGCGGTCGATGATGAACGTCTGGTCTGGGCGAGTTTCGATACGCTCGTGGGAACGCTCGAATCGGTACTGGAACGCGACGTCGGAAGTGCCGAGGCGAGTATGTACGTCCCGACCGAACGGGAAGCCTTCCTGCTGCGCGAACTGATGCGGTTCATCTACGACGAGGAACTCGTTAGCGGGAAAGAAGACCGGGTTATGGTCGTCGCTGCGCGAAGAGCATGGGACGAATATGGCACATACGACCACTACTTCTGTCAGCCCAACCGTTCGTTCAAGCCGGTTTCACACCTTGCGTTCTACAAGGACGGCGAAATCAAATGCGAGGTCCCGCGGGTAACCGGAAGTATCGAGAGCATTACCTTGGACGAGGAGACTGTTGACGACCACCCAGACCTCTCTCAGAACCAAAAGCAGTCTTTGCTCGAATCAGTCGAAAAGATGCGAGAAAACGAGTCAGAACGGTATGGAGATACCCAGAAGGTTCTGTTCCTCGAACCTGATCTTGAGCTGGATCAGCCAGTTCAGAATGACAAGACAGCAAGCGACTCTAACCGGACGGTTGCATTCGTACAGGGCCACCGGTACGTTTCGTTATCGATGCTTCGGGAGGGCCCCCAACAAACAACAGAACTTGAGGAATGATCGGTCACGATAGATGAAAGTTCAGAGATCTTCATTGGAGTAGGCGTTCCCGTCGCTGTCGTAGACTACGTATCCTTCCCAGTCCGTGTCTTCAGGGATACTGTGGATACCGTCGAGAGACTCGTACGTGGCTACTTGTTCGAGTGCTTCACCCGGAGGACTGTTATAGTCGATGCGAACGAGGACGCACCCATTGTCGGGATACATCGCTTCCCGCTCGCGTCTGCCGGCAGACATCCCCGATGACTCGTCATCAGTCATGACTCAGTCTTAGACAGAAAGCTCTATGATTGTTTCCCCGATCGAAAACTCGGCAATGACTGTCTCGAATTACAGAAGGTCATTTACCTGATTCTGGAGGCGGAGAAAGGCTTCTTCGTCTTCTTCAGCAGTACGTCCACCCGTGATGACTACTTTCCCACTGGAGAAGACCAACAAGACACAGCGAGTAGAATCAGGCCGATAAATCAAACCGGGGAATTGCTCGGGCTCATATTCTGTATCTTCTAACCCTAATGCGATCATCAGCGCGTTCAGCTCAATATCTTTCTCAAGTTCCCCGACTGAGACTACGTTCTTCACCTCAAGCGATGGGTCACTGAATTCCAGCCCCATCTCTGTGAGATTGGACAAGAACCGATCGTTGACCTGGTACATCGTGTCGAAGTCATCACCTCCACGGAGAATGTATTTCCCAGAGGTATACAGAATTATTAGTTCGCCGTCTTCTTCGAATCGAAGGAAAGTAGCGTTATTCTCGGGCTCGTAGTTGGCAACGGGCAGCTTTGAGTCATTAGCGAGTTCCTCAATATCTACTTCAACCCTTAGATCACCTCCTGCCACAATATTCACAACTTCAACTGCTAGTCCACCCATTGCTAGAATACAATAGTTCAGTGAGGATTACTCTGGTGGAACAGAAGGGAGATGATTGAGCAAACATCCCAGCAACATTAAAGGTGGTCGTGTGATTCGGACATAGCATACAGATCACCTCCTATGGCAAGCGATTCTCTATCCCAACGGAAGGCCCAATTGGACAAGGAAGAGCGTGAACACCTCGAAGACGTCGTCAACAAGATGCGCGAGCGCGTCGAAGACAACGTCGAGTTCCAGCTAACGCAGAAGGGGCTTGATGACCAACCCGATGACAGCGAGTCGCTAGACGAGGACACTCAGCAGCTCGTAGAGGCTATCGAACTCGAAGCAGTCGATGGCCACACCTGGAACGAGGCCTTCGAGCAGTACGTCACCGGCGTCGGATACACGATCGTGAACCGCCTCGCGGCACTCCGGATGATGGAGGTCCGGGACTTCATCGACGAGGAAGTCACCGTCTTCAAGGAAAATGGTCTGACGCCCGCTGCCGAGACGCTCGTCAACGAGGAGTTCCTGCTGGAGGACGAGGCCATCCTCGAAGCCTACCACAATGCCTGCGACGACCTCGCCGAGGAGATTGATATCCTCTTCGACCGCTCCTCCGCCTACAGTTTGATCAATCCGGACGACGATACGTTCGGAAACCTCGCAGGGATGCTCGATGAGGTTCCGGACGAGGTCTGGCGCGGCGACGACGTGCTCGGCTGGGTCTACGAATACTACAACGTCAAGCTACTCGACGACCTTCGACGGAAGGGCGACCGCGAGGGTCTCGAACCCGAAGACGTTCCGCCGGCGAATCAGTTCTACACGCCTCACTGGGTCGTCAGAATGCTCACTGACAACTCTCTGGGGAAGCTCTACCTCGAGCACACTGGCGAACTCCAGGATGTCGTCGAGACGCAGGAGGAGTTAACCCCGGAGGAGCGGAAGAACCGACCGCTCTCTCCCGACGAGTCGCCCGACATTGCCGACTTCTGTACATACCTCGTTCCCTCTGAAGAGGAAGGCGAACCGACCGACTTCGATCACCCGGAAGAGCTTCGCGTCATCGACCCTGCATGTGGTAGTGGGCATTTCCTCCTGTATGCATTCGACATCCTGGAGCGCATCTGGCGTGCTGAAACCGACGTGCCCGACGCGGAGATTCCGCGGAAGATTCTAAAGCACAACCTCTTCGGCGTCGACCTGGACATGCGCGCGGTGCAGCTCGCCGCTTTCAACCTCTATCTGAAGGGCCGCACCCGTGCGGAAGCCGAGGGAGCCGACACCTTCGAAATGCCCGACGTGGGCATCGTCGGCGCCGATGCCACGGTCGCCAACGTGGAGGGAGTCGAGGCTGTTTTTGACGAAGTGGCTGGCGACGACGAAATTGTCGAGCAGGCCCTGCGGCACATTCTCGACGCCTTCGAAGAGGTTCACGGGCTTGGAAGTCTGCTGGACGTGCGCGGCACCCTGGGAGGCCTCTTCGAGGACGACGCCGACATCGGAGGCACACAGTTGACGCTCGGCGACGACCCACGGGAGAGCCATACCTTGGGGCAGGTGTTACACAGTCTGCGAATGGCGGTGGAGGAGCACCGAAACCGGGATTCGTTCCTCGCGCAGGACCTGCGGAGCTTTGTGCGGCTGTTGGATATTCTGGCGCAGGACTACGATGTGGCACTGATGAACCCGCCATATGGATCGCGGAATCGGATGCCTGAGTCGGTGAAAGCGTATGTGAAAGAGCACTACTCTTACAAGCCAGACTTCTACATCAACTTCTTCGAAGTGTGTGAGTCCCTCACTAGGGAAGGAGGGCGGATCGGGATGCTCGTGCCGCGGACCTTCATGTACAAGCGGACATTCGAAGACTTCCGGACGGACTTCATCGGTGAGAAAGGAGCCTTCGATTTCCTCGCAGAGTACGGCATCGGAGTGCTCGATAACGCAACTGTCCGTACCGTCGGAACCGTCGTGCGGAGGTCCGATACGGACGGGGATCAGGTCGGTGATTTCTACCGTCTTCACGACCTCGACAAAGAGCAGAAAGAGTACGGTTTCCTCACCGCGGCGTATACTGCGGACGAGACACACGAGAGCGACCAAATAAAGCGGCATTATCGGGTCCCGATCTCAGAATTCGCAAAAGTACCCGGCGGACCTATATCGTACTGGGTGCCAGAGTCTGTCCGCGATCTATTCACGTCGGAGTACGCTCTGGACAGCGAGCGAGGTAACGTCGACAAGCACAGCGCTGGGAAAGCCAAAGTGGGAATGCAAACCGGATACGACGCTCGTTTCGCAAGACAGTTCTGGGAAGTGGGAGACTTCGAGCAGTGGGCTCCCTACGCGAAGGGAGGAACGGACGCGTGGGTCGTCCCACAGGTAGACGAAGTCCTCTTCTGGTCGGACGAAGGGCGTGAAGTGAGGCGGTTTGAGGGGTCATACATGCGGAACGATCAGTTCTACTTCTCCGAGGCGCTGGTGTTCAATCGGATAAAGGAGACCGGACGCCGCTTCGGCTACCTGTCCGAACACTCCGTCTTCAGTGATACGGGAATGGTGTACATCCCTAACAGTGAGATTTGGAAGATGCTTGGATACACGAATAGTGAACTGATGAACTATTTGATGATATCTCTCACCATTGGCCGGCACTGGAATGTCGGAGAAGTCGGCCGTGTTCCGTGGCCGACGCAGTTGGAGTCGGTGGACGAGATTGAAGCGGAAGCGAAGCGCCAGTACCAGACGATGCTGAACCTCCGATCGATCGATCCGAACAGCCCGTACTATGCCGGTTCATCCCTCTTGCCGGCGGACTACGAACCGAAGCCGACAAACCACCCGCATCGCGCAGACGCCGAAGAAGCTATCGAGATTACATTCGACCGGGGTGCACGAGAAAACACGATTCAGGAACTCGCTCGTCATGCCCAGCGGATGAAATCAACGTACAGGGCCACGCTTGAACGTTCAGCGCACCGAATTGACGACCTCATCTATGCGAAGCTAGGCCTCCCGGAGAAGGTCCGGCCTGCGATACGGCAGGAAATATTTGTACGAACCGCCGAGGACCCCGAGGATCGCGAGATTCCAGACCCCGAGTCCGTCCCTGAGGTCCCTGAGAACATCGAGGAGGAAGTCAAGGACCTCGTCCACCACTTCGCGATGGAGGCCGTCCGCAAAGAGTCAGACGGCATCATTCCACTCCACGGCGATAACCAACCCGAGATGCTCGACCGCATCGTCGAGCGTTTCGAAGACGCTTACGAAGAGCACGCTGAGGACCGCCTCGTCGAAGTCGACGAAATCCTCGGCGCCAAGTCCGCCACCGACGAGGCCTACCCCAACCTCCGAACATTCATCGAGGAGGACCTGTTCGACTATCACGTCGATCGGATGGAGAACACGCCGATCCTCTGGCGGCTCACCACCGAGCGCCTCATCGCCGACGCGACGGGCGAAGGCTTCGCCTGCTTCGTCGACTACCACAGCCTCGATTCGAGCCTGTTCGATCGCCTCACGAACCAGTATCTCGAACCGCGGAAGGCCGAACTCCGGGAACGGCGGAGTGCTGCAAACCGCCGCCGGGGCGACGACTCGCTCTCAGCCAGCGAGCAAGCCGAGGCTGCCGAACAGTACGACCGCTGTGCGAGTGGACTCGACCAGATCGCCGTCTTCGAGGACGTGCTCCAGGACCTCGGCAGCACTGACGAACGGGACTTCGACGATGAGGACCGGAAACGCGTCGAGGAACTGGCTCCGAAGATTGCTGCTTTCCGGGAGGAAACCCGCGAGCGCGTCGCGACGCTGGCAGAACTGCGAGAGCGCCAGGGCGAGGCGTGGTTCCAGGACACGTTTTCGGACAACTTCTGGAATGCCGTCGACGAGTGGCGCGACGAGTGGATCGACGCGCTCAAGGATCTCGAACACGCCTGCGAGGCATACGCCAAGCCCGTCGACGAACCTGTCGAGGCCCACCTGGCGGACTTATTCGACTACTTCAACTGGCGGCTCAAGGGGTCGGACCACTACTCCAGTTCGGGTATCCTGTTCATGACCTATTACTTCGAGCGGGAGGGGGCCGACCTGCTCGACGAGGACGGTCAGCCGTACGACACACTTACCGAGGGGGAACGGCTGCTCGCCTCGCTCGCAACGGGCCTCGACAATCCAGACGTAGTCGACGAGGGATACCTCGAAGCGATTGCCGACGACGAAGGCGTCGATGACGTTGCTGACCTCCCGCCGCTTGCTGAATTCAAAGCGCTGGCCGAGGAGATAGACGATCGCTGCCAAACAGTGGACGAGCGTATTCCCTCTGACTGGGCCGACCGTGCGCTCTCGGAGATCACGACCGCCGGCTACCAGCCGAATCACAAACACGGCGTCGAAATCAATATCACGCCGCTCGCCGAGGCCAAAATCGTTCCGAAGACCGTCGACGACAAAGTCCTGTGATCATGCCTGCAACAAAGACCCTTCCACAGTCGGCGACCGAAGTCCTCGAACGAGCAATCGATGATGCACCCGACGACGACCCGGTCGTCCTCTGGTGGGACGACGGTGGCTACCTCCGGGACGTCGTCGAGCGCGTGAGTCAATCGCTGGGCTGTGCCTTTTATGCGGCCGAACAGACGCCCCTCGAATTGCGTGAAGACGCGCCCCGCGAACAAACCGTCTGGTACGTCCCACAGCCATACACCGACGACGTGGACTGGTTCAGGGACGTCGAGAACACCGGCGGCGTCATCGAGCAGCACGTCGGCAAACTCGCAGCGCACTGTTTCGAAAACGATCGCTTGCAGGCCGCCTCGATTCGCACGGCCTACGAGGATGCCGCCGCGGACGACCGCGACCACGTCGCGAATATCCTCCGGCAGGGACTCGACGGCGATGGTGGCTTACCCTCCCTGCAAGCCCTCCAGACGAAGATCGTCCTCGACGGCCACGAGGACCCGGTGCAGTTCGTCCTCGAACACGGCGCAGAGAACCTTCCCGAGGACGCCGAGGACCTGTTGAAGATTCGCGACCTTCTCGTCGACAAAGGCGTCACGGCAGTCGCGGGCGTCACTGACGGGAAGGAACTGGTCCGGCGGACGCGGCGCTGGGCGGTCGCGGAGTGGCTCGTCGATGCAGGACTGAATGCATCGGTCCTCGAAGCCGAATACCGACCCGAGTCCCGGTCGGGACTCGGGATCACCCGGCCCGAACTCCAGTCGCTGTTGAGCAAAGTCGGGGCCGAGCGTTCCGTGGAGCTGGCCGAAATCTATCTCGATCCGAGCACCCGTTTCTGGCACGACGTGTTGCGAACCCACGAGGACCCGTGGACCCTCGCCGACTGTCCGGTAGATGCCTCCCTCGAACACGAACTCTGGGACGACTGGACGCAGTCCTTCCACGATGGCGAGTACGAGACGTGCGCAACGAAGGCATCCAGGCGCCAGGAGCGTCTCGAGAGTGCCTACGGCGACGTTCCGTGGACGCAGGTATGGGCGCAAGCCCTCGAGGTGGCCAACCTCGCCCACGAACTCGAAACCTGGGAGGAACGCAGTGACACGACCGACGTCGTCGAGCTATACGGCGACGTCGACGACGGGACCTGGCAGATCGACAACGCCGTTTTCAACCTCATCATCTCGGGCGAACCCGAGCAATTCCTCCCTGATGAGCATCCCGCGACAGCGACCCTCGACGACGTGCGGACGTCACTGACGGAGTCGAGATACCTCGAATACCTCAGTGACCTTGGGGATCTCGTCGTCGATCAGATCGAGGCCGGCTCGCCGTTCGTCGGGGAAAACTACGCCCACCAGTTCTTCAATCAGGAGCAGGAACACCTCCAGAGTGGCCAGAGCGTTGCGTTATTTATCGTCGACGCGCTGCGCTTCGACCTCGCACACGAACTCGCCGAATCCGTCCGTCGTGAACTCCCCAGCCTCGAAGTCGACGAGACCCCCTGGGTTGGAACGCTCCCATCGGACACCGAGTTCGGGAAGGCAGCGCTCACGCCCGGCGGCAAGTTCAGTTTCAACATCGAACTCGACGATGGAGAACTCATTCCCGAACGCAACGGCCGCAAAATCACCAACTACCAACGAGAGCAGCTGCTGAAAGACGACGGCTGGAATTACATCATGCAGAGTGAGGATCAAGAGTCTGGCTGGGGCGAGACTCGGGTTGCTTTTTACTGGAACGACATCGACAAGGCCGGCGAGGAGGAATTGACCGATTTCGAGGGCGTGTTCAGCGACCGAATTGACGAGATCACTCGGATCATCCGTGAGAAACTTGGAAATAATGGATTCGACCGTGCCTACATCCTCGCCGATCACGGCTTCGTCTCCCTTCCGCAGAACATCGACATCGACGACATCCATCCACCAGATGAAGCCGAAAAGGTGACGCGAAGATGGGTAGCTGGCAAGAATCTTGATGAAGATGCACCTGGCGTCCTACTCGACGAGAACGCTCACCTCGGTTATCTTGACGACGAAACGAAGATCAGTGCTCTCGCGGACCCTATTCAACGCTTCCGCAACCAGGGACTACCGGACGCCCGCTTCTACCACGGTGGTGTTCTTCCGCAAGAGTTTGTACTGAACTTCGTTACGATTACGCAGGAGTGACCCTCTATGAATGACTTCGAGTCCGGTGATGCGATTCTTCTCAATGGAACCACTGCTGAAGTCATCAAGACCTACTCTGTCGGCGACCTCGACTAT from Halanaeroarchaeum sulfurireducens harbors:
- a CDS encoding TATA-box-binding protein translates to MGGLAVEVVNIVAGGDLRVEVDIEELANDSKLPVANYEPENNATFLRFEEDGELIILYTSGKYILRGGDDFDTMYQVNDRFLSNLTEMGLEFSDPSLEVKNVVSVGELEKDIELNALMIALGLEDTEYEPEQFPGLIYRPDSTRCVLLVFSSGKVVITGGRTAEEDEEAFLRLQNQVNDLL
- the pglX gene encoding BREX-5 system adenine-specific DNA-methyltransferase PglX, which gives rise to MASDSLSQRKAQLDKEEREHLEDVVNKMRERVEDNVEFQLTQKGLDDQPDDSESLDEDTQQLVEAIELEAVDGHTWNEAFEQYVTGVGYTIVNRLAALRMMEVRDFIDEEVTVFKENGLTPAAETLVNEEFLLEDEAILEAYHNACDDLAEEIDILFDRSSAYSLINPDDDTFGNLAGMLDEVPDEVWRGDDVLGWVYEYYNVKLLDDLRRKGDREGLEPEDVPPANQFYTPHWVVRMLTDNSLGKLYLEHTGELQDVVETQEELTPEERKNRPLSPDESPDIADFCTYLVPSEEEGEPTDFDHPEELRVIDPACGSGHFLLYAFDILERIWRAETDVPDAEIPRKILKHNLFGVDLDMRAVQLAAFNLYLKGRTRAEAEGADTFEMPDVGIVGADATVANVEGVEAVFDEVAGDDEIVEQALRHILDAFEEVHGLGSLLDVRGTLGGLFEDDADIGGTQLTLGDDPRESHTLGQVLHSLRMAVEEHRNRDSFLAQDLRSFVRLLDILAQDYDVALMNPPYGSRNRMPESVKAYVKEHYSYKPDFYINFFEVCESLTREGGRIGMLVPRTFMYKRTFEDFRTDFIGEKGAFDFLAEYGIGVLDNATVRTVGTVVRRSDTDGDQVGDFYRLHDLDKEQKEYGFLTAAYTADETHESDQIKRHYRVPISEFAKVPGGPISYWVPESVRDLFTSEYALDSERGNVDKHSAGKAKVGMQTGYDARFARQFWEVGDFEQWAPYAKGGTDAWVVPQVDEVLFWSDEGREVRRFEGSYMRNDQFYFSEALVFNRIKETGRRFGYLSEHSVFSDTGMVYIPNSEIWKMLGYTNSELMNYLMISLTIGRHWNVGEVGRVPWPTQLESVDEIEAEAKRQYQTMLNLRSIDPNSPYYAGSSLLPADYEPKPTNHPHRADAEEAIEITFDRGARENTIQELARHAQRMKSTYRATLERSAHRIDDLIYAKLGLPEKVRPAIRQEIFVRTAEDPEDREIPDPESVPEVPENIEEEVKDLVHHFAMEAVRKESDGIIPLHGDNQPEMLDRIVERFEDAYEEHAEDRLVEVDEILGAKSATDEAYPNLRTFIEEDLFDYHVDRMENTPILWRLTTERLIADATGEGFACFVDYHSLDSSLFDRLTNQYLEPRKAELRERRSAANRRRGDDSLSASEQAEAAEQYDRCASGLDQIAVFEDVLQDLGSTDERDFDDEDRKRVEELAPKIAAFREETRERVATLAELRERQGEAWFQDTFSDNFWNAVDEWRDEWIDALKDLEHACEAYAKPVDEPVEAHLADLFDYFNWRLKGSDHYSSSGILFMTYYFEREGADLLDEDGQPYDTLTEGERLLASLATGLDNPDVVDEGYLEAIADDEGVDDVADLPPLAEFKALAEEIDDRCQTVDERIPSDWADRALSEITTAGYQPNHKHGVEINITPLAEAKIVPKTVDDKVL
- the pglZ gene encoding BREX-5 system phosphatase PglZ, yielding MPATKTLPQSATEVLERAIDDAPDDDPVVLWWDDGGYLRDVVERVSQSLGCAFYAAEQTPLELREDAPREQTVWYVPQPYTDDVDWFRDVENTGGVIEQHVGKLAAHCFENDRLQAASIRTAYEDAAADDRDHVANILRQGLDGDGGLPSLQALQTKIVLDGHEDPVQFVLEHGAENLPEDAEDLLKIRDLLVDKGVTAVAGVTDGKELVRRTRRWAVAEWLVDAGLNASVLEAEYRPESRSGLGITRPELQSLLSKVGAERSVELAEIYLDPSTRFWHDVLRTHEDPWTLADCPVDASLEHELWDDWTQSFHDGEYETCATKASRRQERLESAYGDVPWTQVWAQALEVANLAHELETWEERSDTTDVVELYGDVDDGTWQIDNAVFNLIISGEPEQFLPDEHPATATLDDVRTSLTESRYLEYLSDLGDLVVDQIEAGSPFVGENYAHQFFNQEQEHLQSGQSVALFIVDALRFDLAHELAESVRRELPSLEVDETPWVGTLPSDTEFGKAALTPGGKFSFNIELDDGELIPERNGRKITNYQREQLLKDDGWNYIMQSEDQESGWGETRVAFYWNDIDKAGEEELTDFEGVFSDRIDEITRIIREKLGNNGFDRAYILADHGFVSLPQNIDIDDIHPPDEAEKVTRRWVAGKNLDEDAPGVLLDENAHLGYLDDETKISALADPIQRFRNQGLPDARFYHGGVLPQEFVLNFVTITQE